The genomic region AGCCCGGCGCGGCGGGCGCGACGGTGCGCACCCCGTTCGCGGCGCGCAGGCGCAGGGCGTCGGGCACGGGCGGGACCTCTTGTGCGCGGGCCCGGGGCGCAAAGGACGCGCACAGCAGAAGGGCGCCCAGCGCTCCCAGCGCACTCAGCATCGACTGACGTGCGACGCGCGGGCGGCCCGGCACCGATGTGTGAGCGAACGGACCATGTTCAGCGGGCTGCGAACGGAGAGCCGACAGCGAGCGCGGAGCGCGTGGGGCGCAGAGGAGCGAGTGTGTACCCATGCCCCTCTTGCGGCGGGCGACCGGGACCCGTCACGAATTCGACACGGCTCCGCACGGCCTCACACCCGAGGCTCAGCCCCGCGCGCCCACGAACCCCGCCAGGTGCTGTCCCGTCAGGGTCTCCGCGCCCGCCACCAGGTCGGCGGGCGGCCCCTCGAACACCACGCGCCCACCGTCGTGCCCCGCCCCTGGACCCAGGTCCACGATCCAGTCCGCGTGCGCCATGACCGCCAGGTGATGCTCGATGACGATCACCGACTTGCCGCTGTCCACCAGCGTGTCGAGCATACGCAGCAGCACGGCGATGTCCGCCAGGTGCAGCCCGACGGTGGGCTCGTCGAGCACGTACACGCCCCCCTCGGCGCCCATGTGCGTCGCCAGCTTGAGTCGCTGCCGTTCGCCGCCCGACAGCGTGGGCAGCGGCTGACCGAGGCGCAGGTACCCGAGGCCCACCTCCTGGAGTCGGCGCAGGATGGAGAGGGCCTGCGGGACGCGCGTGGCCTTGCTCCCGAAGAACACCCGCGCGTCGTCGACCGAAAGGTCCAGCACGTCCGCGATGCTCAGCTCGCCCAGGCGGTGCGACAGCACGGACGCCTCGAAACGGCGGCCCTCGCAGTCCTCACAGACACTCGACACGCCCGCCATCATGCCCAGGTCCGTGTAGATGACCCCGGCGCCGTTGCACGTCGGGCAGGCTCCCTCGGAGTTGGCGCTGAACAGCGCGGGCTTCACCCCGTTGGCCTTCGCGAACGCCTTGCGGATGGGGTCGAGCAGCCCCGTGTAGGTGGCCGGGTTGCTGCGGCGTGAGCCGCCGATGGCGCCCTGGTCGATGCTGACCACCCCCTCGCGTCCGCTGACGGAGCCCTCGATCAGCGTGCTCTTGCCCGACCCCGCCACCCCCGTCACCACCACCAACACGCCGAGCGGGATGTCCACGCTGACGTCTTTCAGGTTGTGACCGTTGGCGCCGCGCACCTCGAGCCACCCGGAGGGCGTGCGCACCGTCGGCTTCAGGGACGCGCGGTCGCCCAGGTGGCGCCCCGTCAGCGTGCCGCTCTCCCGCAGCCCCGCGACCGACCCGCTGAAGACCACCTCGCCCCCCGCCACACCAGCGCCAGGCCCGAGGTCCACCACGTGGTCGGCCAGCGAGATGACCTCGGGCTTGTGCTCCACCACCAGCACGGTGTTGCCCTTGTCGCGCAGCTGCAGCAGCAGCGCGTTCATGCGCTCGATGTCGTGCGGGTGCAGCCCGATGGTGGGCTCGTCGAACACGTAGGTCACGTCGGTCAGCGACGAGCCCAGGTGGCGGATCATCTTGGTGCGCTGCGCCTCACCGCCCGAGAGCGTGCCGCTGCCACGGTCCAGGCTGAGGTAGCCGAGGCCGATGTCCACAAAGGAGTCGAGCGTGTGTCGCAGCGCCGTGAGCAGCGGCGCGACGCGTTCGTCCTCGATGCCACGGGCCCACACCGCGAGGTCGCTGATCTGCATGGCGCACGCCTCCGCGATGTTGATGCCGGCCACCTTTGCCGAGCGCGCGCCCTCGTTGAGGCGGGTCCCCTGGCACGCGGGGCAGGTGTCGAAGGTCACGGCCCGCTCCACGAACGCGCGGATGTGCGGCTGCAGCGCTTCCTTGTCCTTGGACAGGAACGACTTCTGCACGCGCGGCACCAGGCCCTCGTAGGTCAGGTTCGCGTTCGACACGCGCACCTTGGTGGGCTCCTTGTACAAGAAGTCCTGCCGCTCCTGCGTGCTGTAGTCGCGGATGGGCTTGTCCCCGTCGAGGAAGCCGGACTGCGCGAAGATGCGTACGTGCCAGCCATCGGCGGTGTAGCCGGGGATGGTGATGGCGCCCTCGTTGAGCGACTTGCTCTCGTCGAAGAGCTGCGCGAGGTCGATGTCGGTCGCGAAGCCGAGCCCCTCGCAGCGCGGGCACATCCCACCCGTCACCGTGAACGAGCGCCGCTCGGTCTTGCCACCCCCCTTGTCGAGGGTGATGGCCCCTGCGCCCGTGACCGAGGGCACGTTGAACGAGAACGCCTTGGGCGACCCCACGTATGGCTGGCCGATGCGACTGAACAGCACGCGCAACATCGCGTCGGCGTCGGTGGCGGTCCCGACCGTGGAGCGCGCGTTCTTCCCCATGCGCTCTTGGTCCACGAGGATGGCGGTGGTCAGGCCCGAGAGTACGTCGACGTCAGGGCGCGAGAGGCTGGGCATGAAGCCCTGCACGAACGCGCTGTAGGTCTCGTTGATCATGCGCTGCGACTCGGCCGCGATGGTGCCGAACACGAGCGATGACTTGCCCGAGCCGGAGACCCCCGTGAACACCGTCAGGCGGCGCTTGGGGATGGCGACGCTCACGTTGCGCAGGTTGTTCTCCCGCGCCCCCTCGACGCGGATCAGGTCGTGCTGGTCGGCGGGATGCGGAGCGTCGGTGCGCATCGACGCGTTCAGCCATCGCGGGCAGCGCTTGTCAACCCAGGCGCGGCGGGGCGCGAGAGACCGCGCCGGCCTACCGCGTGACGAGGAGCCGCGCGCGGTCCACGTGGGCGATGGCGTTGGTTGACAGCATCAACCATTGGCCCCACGCTCGGGTCATGGCACGGATGATGGCGCCCACACGCGGCGAGCAGCTGCGGCCCGAGCTGGATCTCACGCGCACTGTGGGGTACCTCAGCGCGCGCGTGGGGCAGGCCTTCCAGCGCTCGTTGGTCACCAAGCTGCGCGCCGCCGGCTACAGCATCACCGTGGAGGAGTGGCGCCTGATGCGCGCGCTCTGGGCCGAGGACGGCCTGCCGCAGGCGCGCCTGGGGGAGCTCGCGCTCAAGGACAAGGGGCAGCTCAGCCGCATGATCTCGCGCCTGGTGAGTGAGGGCTGGGTCGAGCGGCGCGTGGACCTGGCCGACCGGCGCACGCCGCGCATCCACCTCACCGCGGCGGGCCGCCGGCTGGAGGCCAAGCTGCTGCCCCTGGGAGGCGCCGTGCGCGCCAGCGCCGTGCGTGGCATCGACGAACACACCCTGGCTGCGGCGGTCTCGGCCCTCGAGCAGATGCAGCGCAACCTCGACACGGAGAGCCCCTCATGACGACGCCTCGTCAGTCCATGCCCGAGACCCGCGAGGCCCTGCAAGAGCGCGCCCGCGTGGTCGAGCTCGAGCGCCAGCGCCTGGTGCAGCTGCGCGACGCGGCCGTGCGCGACCGCAACAACGCCGCGAAGCTGAGCGTGCTGGTCATCCTGGCCGTGCCCGCCTTCGTCTTCTGGGGCTTCTGGATCGCGCTGGCCGTGGTCATCCAGGTCATCCTGCTGGTGGTGGGCACCTGGTACATCACGGGCGTCCACATCCTCGAGTACAACGGCAACCTGGTGGACTGCGAGCACGACCAGGTGCTCATCAAGGAGCTGCTGGGACGCGTGGAGGCTGGGGCAGGGCAGGACGCGGCGGGGTGAAGGGGCGGTCTCGAGTCGGGCTGGCTGACTGGGCGACTCTGGACTCGAGGGGATGTGTCGAGCGAGGCCGGCTGACCGGGAGGCCACCAAGGCCAGGCAGCTGGGGTGGTTGATGGTAAGGCTGGTGGCTGATGGTGATGGAGGGCACCAGGCTGAAGCCTGGTGCCCCGGAGCTGCAGCGTTACCTACAAGTCCGCCCCACTACGGGGGCGGACTGGGTGGTCGAGAGCCGCGGAAGGCCGGAGACGCGGTGGCACGTCCGAGATTGCGCACGGCCTGCGTGCATTCGAACGTGCAGACTGGGGTGAGCAACGACCTAGCTCGACACCGAAGCCAACCACGCCGTAGTCCGCCCCCGAAGTGGGGCGGACTTTCAGACAGCCATGCAGCCTGGGGCACCAGGCTTCAGCCTGGTGCCCCCATCACCATCAACCTGACCAAAGCGACCAAAGTCGCCAAGTCCACGACCGTCCGATCAGCAGCCCCACAGCAAGCCGTGGGTCGTGGAGCACCGGGACCCACCCCGACACTCGTGTGTCGGAAGTCACTGAGGCTCTGAGGGCTCACCCGATGCGCCACCCTCGTCGGGCTCGTTGCGCAGCACGCTGTGCTTGGCGCTGTAACCGAAGTAGATGAGCAGGCCGATCCCCAGCCAGCCCACCAGGCGCAGCCAGTTCTCCACCGGCAGCGAGAGCATCAGGAACACGCACATGCCCACGCCCAGCAGCGGCACCACGGGCACCCACGGGCAGCGGAAGGGGCGCGGCAGCTCGGGGTGCGTGCGGCGCAGCACCAGCACGGCCACGCACACCACCACGAACGCGAAGAGCGTGCCGATGTTCACCAGCTCGGCCAGCACGCGCAGCGGCAGCAGGCCGGCCAGCAGCGCCACGAACGCGCCGGTGAGGATGGACGACTTCCACGGTGTGCGGAACTTCTCGTGCACGGCCGAGAAGAAGGACTTGGGCACAAGTCCGTCGCGCGCCATGGCCAGCATCACGCGCGGCTGGCTGAGCATGAGCACCAGCAGCACGGAGGTGATGCCCGCCAGCGCGCCCGCCGCGATGAGCAGCTGCGCCCAGGGCATGCCGATGGCCGCGAACGCCGCGGGGATGGGCGCGTCGATGTCGATCTGGTCGTAGGGGACCATGCCCGTGATGACGGCCGAGACCGCGATGTAGAGCAGGGTGCACAGCACCAGCGAGACGATGATGCCGATGGGCACGTCACGCTGCGGGTTCTTGGCCTCCTCCGCGTGCGTGGAGACCGAGTCGAAGCCGATGTACGCGAAGAAGATGGTGGCCGCGCCCGCCATCATGCCGAGCGGCTCGCCGCCCGCGCCGGTCTGCCCGAACACGTGCCCGAACACCGCGACGCCCGAGTAGCCGAAGGGCGCGAAGGGGGTCCAGTTGGACGTGTCGATGTGCTGCACGCCCACGGCGATGACGAACAGCACGATGCCCAGCTTGACCGCCACCATGACGTTGTTGAACGTCACGCTCTCCTTGATGCCCTTCACGAGCACCACCGTGACCAAGCCCGACACCAGCACCGCGGGCAGGTCCAGCCACGAGCCCGTCGCGGCCAGCTGCCCGGTGGTCGGGTCGTAATCGAAGGGCCCTGTCCGAAACACCTGGGGCAGCTGCGCCCCAAAGATGCCAATCAGGTTCTGGAAGTAGTGCGACCAGCCGTGCGCCACCGTGGCCGACGCCACCGCGTACTCCAGCACCAGGTCCCAGCCGATGATCCACGCCGCCAGCTCGCCCAGCGTGGCGTAGGCGTACGTGTAGGCGGACCCCGCCACCGGCACCATGGCCGCGAACTCCGCGTAGCACAGCGCCGCGAAGACACAGGCCACGCCCGCGAAGGCGTACGACAGCATCACCGCCGGACCCGCCTTGTCGTGCGCCGCCACACCCGTCAGCACGAAGATGCCCGTCCCGATGATGGCCCCCACCCCGAGGCTCGAGAGCGACACAGGCCCCAGCACGCGGTGCAGCCGGTTGTCCCCGGCCATCTCGTCCAGGATCCGCTTGATGGGCTTGCGCGTCGACATGGGCTTTGCCATGGCCGGGACGGTACTCGCGAAGCTGGGCGCGGCGGAAGTCCCCTCGTGCGGCATCGAACAAGGGACGGTCTCGTGGTCGCGGCGCGTTCGACTGTGACGGAGTAACCCCTCATCGAGTCGAGCAGGTATCTCGTGGAAGATGGGTCACGGTCGCACCCGGTTGACGTCCTCCGCCGCGACCACAGACACACGCCTCCTGCGCCGCCATGCCCAGCTCCCCGCCTACCTCCCGTGCCCCCCGCGACACGCTCGCTGCGCTGGCCGCGCTCGGCTTCCGTGACGCGGATGCATCCGCCCACGCCGCACTGGCCCCGGAAGGCGCTCCTGGACGCGTCGTCCGTCGCGAGGGTGCAGAGGTCACGCTCGTCGGCTGCGCCCACGGCGGGCACGCACACGTCCCTGGCCGCCTGCGCGACGATGCGGCGGCTGGCCCGATCGTCACAGGCGACTGGGTCGTCGTCGAGGACGACGCGACCCACGGCACGCCGACTGTGTGCGCCCGGTTGCCGCGGCGCTCCGAGCTCGCGCGCGCTGCGGCCGGAGGGCGCACGGAGCGGCAGGTCATCGCCGCGAACGTCGACCTCGTCTTCGTCGTGATGGGGCTCGACGAAGACTTCCAGCCGCGACGCGTCGAGCGCTACCTCGCGCTTATCGCCGACGCGGGGCTGTTGGCCGTCGTCTTCCTCACCAAGGCGAGCGCATGCGCGGACCGTGACGCCAAGGTCGCGGCTGTCCGGGCCGTCGCCCGCGGTCCCTTCGTGATGGGCGTGCACGCCATTGATGTGGTGGAAGGCTTCGCCACCGACGCCCCGGCA from Sandaracinaceae bacterium harbors:
- a CDS encoding excinuclease ABC subunit UvrA; its protein translation is MRTDAPHPADQHDLIRVEGARENNLRNVSVAIPKRRLTVFTGVSGSGKSSLVFGTIAAESQRMINETYSAFVQGFMPSLSRPDVDVLSGLTTAILVDQERMGKNARSTVGTATDADAMLRVLFSRIGQPYVGSPKAFSFNVPSVTGAGAITLDKGGGKTERRSFTVTGGMCPRCEGLGFATDIDLAQLFDESKSLNEGAITIPGYTADGWHVRIFAQSGFLDGDKPIRDYSTQERQDFLYKEPTKVRVSNANLTYEGLVPRVQKSFLSKDKEALQPHIRAFVERAVTFDTCPACQGTRLNEGARSAKVAGINIAEACAMQISDLAVWARGIEDERVAPLLTALRHTLDSFVDIGLGYLSLDRGSGTLSGGEAQRTKMIRHLGSSLTDVTYVFDEPTIGLHPHDIERMNALLLQLRDKGNTVLVVEHKPEVISLADHVVDLGPGAGVAGGEVVFSGSVAGLRESGTLTGRHLGDRASLKPTVRTPSGWLEVRGANGHNLKDVSVDIPLGVLVVVTGVAGSGKSTLIEGSVSGREGVVSIDQGAIGGSRRSNPATYTGLLDPIRKAFAKANGVKPALFSANSEGACPTCNGAGVIYTDLGMMAGVSSVCEDCEGRRFEASVLSHRLGELSIADVLDLSVDDARVFFGSKATRVPQALSILRRLQEVGLGYLRLGQPLPTLSGGERQRLKLATHMGAEGGVYVLDEPTVGLHLADIAVLLRMLDTLVDSGKSVIVIEHHLAVMAHADWIVDLGPGAGHDGGRVVFEGPPADLVAGAETLTGQHLAGFVGARG
- a CDS encoding winged helix-turn-helix transcriptional regulator, which codes for MARMMAPTRGEQLRPELDLTRTVGYLSARVGQAFQRSLVTKLRAAGYSITVEEWRLMRALWAEDGLPQARLGELALKDKGQLSRMISRLVSEGWVERRVDLADRRTPRIHLTAAGRRLEAKLLPLGGAVRASAVRGIDEHTLAAAVSALEQMQRNLDTESPS
- a CDS encoding amino acid permease, whose product is MSTRKPIKRILDEMAGDNRLHRVLGPVSLSSLGVGAIIGTGIFVLTGVAAHDKAGPAVMLSYAFAGVACVFAALCYAEFAAMVPVAGSAYTYAYATLGELAAWIIGWDLVLEYAVASATVAHGWSHYFQNLIGIFGAQLPQVFRTGPFDYDPTTGQLAATGSWLDLPAVLVSGLVTVVLVKGIKESVTFNNVMVAVKLGIVLFVIAVGVQHIDTSNWTPFAPFGYSGVAVFGHVFGQTGAGGEPLGMMAGAATIFFAYIGFDSVSTHAEEAKNPQRDVPIGIIVSLVLCTLLYIAVSAVITGMVPYDQIDIDAPIPAAFAAIGMPWAQLLIAAGALAGITSVLLVLMLSQPRVMLAMARDGLVPKSFFSAVHEKFRTPWKSSILTGAFVALLAGLLPLRVLAELVNIGTLFAFVVVCVAVLVLRRTHPELPRPFRCPWVPVVPLLGVGMCVFLMLSLPVENWLRLVGWLGIGLLIYFGYSAKHSVLRNEPDEGGASGEPSEPQ
- the rsgA gene encoding ribosome small subunit-dependent GTPase A produces the protein MPSSPPTSRAPRDTLAALAALGFRDADASAHAALAPEGAPGRVVRREGAEVTLVGCAHGGHAHVPGRLRDDAAAGPIVTGDWVVVEDDATHGTPTVCARLPRRSELARAAAGGRTERQVIAANVDLVFVVMGLDEDFQPRRVERYLALIADAGLLAVVFLTKASACADRDAKVAAVRAVARGPFVMGVHAIDVVEGFATDAPAAYLGPGTTIALVGSSGAGKSTIINHLLGNERMATGAVRTSDGRGKHTTTHRELVALPGGALLIDNPGMRELSLWLDGDGLTQAFADVTSVARECRFGDCTHGDEPGCAVRNAVASGAVDERRVESFLALRDEAEATERRRDEQRRRADDKARTKTYRAVQREQRRRRGE